From the genome of Euryarchaeota archaeon:
AGGCGCACGAGAACGACCTCTCCGATTGGCGCTCCTACGTGGAACGGATCGTGAACCCGAAGTTCTTCGCGGAAGTCTACGTCGTCGGCAAGTACACTCACCTCGCCGACTCGTACCTGTCGATAACGGAGGCGTTCACGCACGCTGGTGCGGAACTCAACACGCGCGTCAAGGTCCGTTGGGTCGACGCCGAGCAGTTCGAGAAAGACCCGTCGAAGGTAGCCGAAGTGCTCCAGAACGCGCATGGCATACTCGTCCCCGGCGGGTTCGGCTCGCGCGCGACCGAAGGGAAGATGCTCGCGATCAAGTACGCCCGCGAGGCGGAGATACCGTTCCTCGGCATCTGTTTCGGCTTCCAACTCGCCACCTGCGAGTTCGCTCGGAGTGTATGCGACCTTCAAGGCGCGAATTCGACGGAGGTGAATCCGGACACGCAGCACCCGGTCATCGATATCCTGCCCGAGCAGCGCACCGTACAGGGCCTCGGGGGGACCATGCGCCTCGGCGCCTCGCCGATCAAGATAACGCCCAACTCCAGGGCCCATCAACTCTATGGCAAGACCGAAGCCGCGGAAAGGCACCGCCACCGCTACGAGGTCAATCCGGGCTATATCCCGAAGTTGGAAGCGAAAGGGCTTCGCTTCGTCGGAAAGGACCCGACCGGGAACCTCATGGAGATACTCGAGTTGCCTTACCACCCGTTCTTCGTCGGGAGCCAATTCCACCCAGAGTTCATGTCGCGGCCCATGAGACCCGCGCCGCTCTTCCATGGGTTCGTCGAGGCCGCCAAGGAACGGATGTTGCGATCGGGCATCCATGAAGCAGTGAAGGCGTAAAGTGGCTAGACCAGGCATCCGCGAACGGGCAAAGGCGCCACCATGAAAGCACCCGCGCGCCTTGTGGCACTCACGGGAACGCCGGGCGTAGGAAAGAGCGCTGCCGCCGCCCTCCTCGAAAGAGAGTTCTTGGTGATCCACTTGAACGAACTCGTCCGCTCGAGCGGTGTCGGGGAGGGCCGCGACCGTCATCGCCAAAGCCTTGAGGTCGACCCACGTCGACTGGCCGCGCCGCTTCGACGCGCCGTCGGGCTCGCTTCGCGGGGCGCCGGACCGTCGTCGCAGGCGATCGTCGAGGGGCATTTGAGCCATCTCGTTCCGGGGATCTCCCGTGCGATCGTATTGCGGCTTTCCCCCCGGGTACTGCGGCGGCGTCTCGCCGCGAGACGCTGGAGGAGGACGAAGATCGAGGAGAACGTCGAGGCCGAGGGGATGGGCATCATCGCGGACG
Proteins encoded in this window:
- the pyrG gene encoding CTP synthase (glutamine hydrolyzing) → MKYIVVTGGVLSGLGKGITTSSIGRLLKARGVRLAAVKIDPYVNCDAGTMNPFEHGEVFVLDDGGEVDLDLGNYERFLSDNMSRQSNITTGTVYKSVIEKERRGDYLGKTVQIIPHVTNEIRERVKRVAKDADAEVCLIEVGGTVGDIESMPFLEALRQLRIEAGRENMVFIHTTLVPVLGVVGEQKTKPTQTSVKELRSLGIDPEMIVCRSSELLEPKTKAKIALFCDVDERAVIGAPDARTIYEVPMTLAEQGVDEWLIRRLSIEAHENDLSDWRSYVERIVNPKFFAEVYVVGKYTHLADSYLSITEAFTHAGAELNTRVKVRWVDAEQFEKDPSKVAEVLQNAHGILVPGGFGSRATEGKMLAIKYAREAEIPFLGICFGFQLATCEFARSVCDLQGANSTEVNPDTQHPVIDILPEQRTVQGLGGTMRLGASPIKITPNSRAHQLYGKTEAAERHRHRYEVNPGYIPKLEAKGLRFVGKDPTGNLMEILELPYHPFFVGSQFHPEFMSRPMRPAPLFHGFVEAAKERMLRSGIHEAVKA
- a CDS encoding AAA family ATPase is translated as MKAPARLVALTGTPGVGKSAAAALLEREFLVIHLNELVRSSGVGEGRDRHRQSLEVDPRRLAAPLRRAVGLASRGAGPSSQAIVEGHLSHLVPGISRAIVLRLSPRVLRRRLAARRWRRTKIEENVEAEGMGIIADECRTLDDACEIDVTGMTRAQVAASVRRLARSSRPARRYALGSVDWSEDDSWY